Proteins from a genomic interval of Papaver somniferum cultivar HN1 chromosome 4, ASM357369v1, whole genome shotgun sequence:
- the LOC113273025 gene encoding uncharacterized protein LOC113273025: MRAQQWDIIKSAITDLNAPWLLLGDLNFIMDACEKSGGNKVSQTQLDNNRDLIEMAGLYNLPFSGNIMTCSNRRHGAELIQERLDRALGNDSWFNYFPNSHVFHLAPIGSDHSPILVTTARNNCPTKKPRKFNKCWLRDPQCKDIIGNINRELELLHAEGVVDSNDTRLIVLHEKLDYWNKIQADFYSQRAKDDMLNFDDKNSANFHTRANHRKRRSQIECI, translated from the exons ATGAGAGCCCAACAATGGGATATTATTAAATCTGCTATCACTGATTTGAATGCTCCTTGGCTTTTGTTGGGCGATTTGAATTTTATTATGGATGCTTGTGAAAAATCTGGCGGTAATAAGGTTAGTCAAACTCAGCTTGACAACAATAGGGATCTGATTGAGATGGCTGGTCTATATAATTTACCATTCTCCGGTAATATTATGACATGTTCTAATAGAAGACATGGTGCTGAGTTAATACAAGAGAGGCTAGATAGAGCCCTAGGAAATGATAGTTGGTTCAACTATTTCCCTAATTCTCATGTGTTTCATTTAGCTCCTATTGGCAGTGACCATAGTCCTATTCTAGTAACTACTGCTAGGAATAATTGTCCCACCAAAAAACCTAGAAAATTCAATAAGTGCTGGTTGAGAGATCCTCAATGTAAGGATATT ATTGGTAATATTAATAGAGAACTTGAACTTTTACATGCAGAAGGTGTGGTTGACAGTAATGATACTAGACTTATTGTTTTGCATGAGAAACTAGATTACTGGAATAAGATCCAAGCTGATTTTTATAGTCAAAGAGCTAAAGACGATATGCTTAAttttgatgataaaaactctgCCAATTTTCATACTAGAGCGAATCATAGGAAGAGAAGATCTCAAATTGAATGTATCTAG